Below is a genomic region from Prochlorococcus marinus str. MIT 0918.
GTCCGGTTACCCCTCCTGATTCTATAAGAGTTTCTAGTTCACCTGCGGATAACGCTGATGCAAGTGAGTCCCATTTATTATTTAGTCCAACTACCTTCAGCAAAGAAGAAGCAATCTTTTCTAATAAAAAAAGCAAAGGTGAAATGGCTTGAATTATTCCTTCAAGTAGTGGAGCTAGATATAGAGCTGCTGATTCAGGTCGATTTAGAACAATTGCTTTAGGCACTAATCCAGCAATTATTGTTGTTAGTACTACTACAATTAAAAAAAGGCTGAGATTCCATATAAGTGCATTTTGGTTTTCCAATGACCACCAAATATTACTTAGATTATTTAATAACCATCCAAGACTTACCAGGGCAACAGTTATTCCTAACTGCGCCACTATTAACACTTTCCTAAGCCTTCTTTGTAATCTTTGAACAGAACTAGCTCTAGCTTCTTTCTCCTTTATCAGCTTGGCTACTCGACTAGGCCTGATGCGAAGAATAGCTAATTCTCCTGCAGCAAAAAAAGCTGTTAAGGCAATGATTATGCCAAGGAGGAGAAACTGCATTAATTAAGTTGCAATGGGGGTGGCGAGGATCGAACTCGCCTAAGGCGAATTATGAGTTCGCTGCATTCACCAGATTGCTACACCCCCAGGGGAAATAAATTTTTAAAAAGGTCTTTGGTGAATTTAAGGCCTTTCAAGGAATAATAATTAAAAGCTAAGAGGATTAGACAAGTCAATCCTTCAAAGATGTAATTTCCCAAATGAATTTGCTTTTAAAATCGAATAAAAAATCACGTGACAGGTTACTAAATCTAATTGCAACTAATGCCTATCGACAAGGAGAATTTACTCTTGCTTCTGGTAAGAAGAGTAATCATTATGTAAATTGCAAGCCTGTAAGTTTGAGTGGCGAAGGCCTTTTATTGTTAAGCAATATGATGCTTGAAAGAATTGATCCTGATGCAATCGCAGTTGCTGGAGTGACTTTAGGTGGTGACCCTTTGGTTAGTGCAGTAGCAATGGCAGCCGTAATGGAGGGTAGGTCCCTTGATGCTTTGATTGTGAGGAAGGAGCCCAAGGGGTATGGTACAGCTGCTTGGCTTGAGGGCCCTTTACCTCCTAAAGGAACATTGATAACTGTTTTGGAGGATGTTGTTACAACCGGAGCTTCTTCTTTGAAAGCAGTTAATCAATTACTAGAAGCTGGTTATATCGTCAAAAGTATTGTTTGTATTGTGAATCGCCAAGAAGGTGGTGAAATGGAAATTAAAAAAGGAGGATTGGAGTTGAAGAGTCTTTTTTGCTTAGATGAAGTGTCAAAAAAGTATAAAGAACTTTCGTAGTGACTTTGTTCCAAGATAAGTTCTGGGATTTATCTTTGCCTCTATACAAAATAGAGGGGAAAGATAGTAGAAAGTTTCTTCAAGGACAAACTACTGCTGATTTATTAAGTATAGAAGAAGGAACTTTTGTTAGGTCATGTTGGCTTTCACCAACTGGAAGAGTTAAATCATTGCTTGAGATTCAGCTGATCAATGATTGTTTATGTTTTGTTGTTTTAGGAGGTAATGAGAAAGATTTAATTAATGGCTTCAATCATGTAATTTTCCCTTCCGATCAAGTTGAAATTATATGTGAAGATAATATTCGTAGAATTCAACATATGAGTAATAAAGAGTCATGGAAAGCTTCTAAGACAGAATGGATTTTTAATGATCAGAAATTACCTCAATACTTTAATAATCTTAAATCTGCTGATAGTTATTCAGTGAATCTATGGATCATTTATCAAGGTTTTCCTATTGGACTAAACTATATGAATGGTACTCATAATCCTTTTGAAATAGGATTGTCTGATCTTGTTAGTCTTGATAAGGGTTGTTATTTAGGTCAAGAAACATTGTCTAAACTTAAAAACATTGGAAAAGTAAAGTGTGAGTTGAGATTGTTTAAGTCTTTACATGAGTTTCACTCTGGCGATAAATTAATAATTTCTGATCAAAATAGTTCAAATCAAAACGCAGGACTTGTTACAAATGTAATAAGATATGATTCTTTATATGTTGGACTTGCTTTGATAAAAAGAAAT
It encodes:
- the pyrE gene encoding orotate phosphoribosyltransferase, translating into MNLLLKSNKKSRDRLLNLIATNAYRQGEFTLASGKKSNHYVNCKPVSLSGEGLLLLSNMMLERIDPDAIAVAGVTLGGDPLVSAVAMAAVMEGRSLDALIVRKEPKGYGTAAWLEGPLPPKGTLITVLEDVVTTGASSLKAVNQLLEAGYIVKSIVCIVNRQEGGEMEIKKGGLELKSLFCLDEVSKKYKELS
- a CDS encoding folate-binding protein YgfZ, with product MTLFQDKFWDLSLPLYKIEGKDSRKFLQGQTTADLLSIEEGTFVRSCWLSPTGRVKSLLEIQLINDCLCFVVLGGNEKDLINGFNHVIFPSDQVEIICEDNIRRIQHMSNKESWKASKTEWIFNDQKLPQYFNNLKSADSYSVNLWIIYQGFPIGLNYMNGTHNPFEIGLSDLVSLDKGCYLGQETLSKLKNIGKVKCELRLFKSLHEFHSGDKLIISDQNSSNQNAGLVTNVIRYDSLYVGLALIKRNYLYREKLDLTNEIGSIEVMNPIGSSYIN